The Magnolia sinica isolate HGM2019 chromosome 9, MsV1, whole genome shotgun sequence genome contains a region encoding:
- the LOC131256940 gene encoding chaperone protein dnaJ 8, chloroplastic-like isoform X1 yields the protein MAISMDIASGSWMKTDFLKGKRRNCKRVCCSSASLRDQYRTLRIQPGASEKEVKKAFRKLALQYHPDVCKGSNCRVQFHQINEAYDSVMSSLRESSSDDTYSYNVCNDDGYGEESMRGMHDSNWDLWEEWMGWEGAGIRDYSSHINPYI from the exons ATGGCGATTTCAATGGATATTGCAAGTGGGTCTTGGATGAAAACTGATTTTTTGAAGGGGAAAAGGAGGAATTGTAAGAGGGTGTGTTGTTCTTCCGCTAGTTTGAGAGATCAATACAGGACACTTAGAATACAACCAGGTGCATCTGAGAAGGAGGTGAAGAAGGCATTCAGAAAGCTTGCTTTGCAG TATCATCCGGATGTATGCAAGGGAAGCAATTGTCGGGTCCAGTTTCATCAGATTAATGAAGCTTATGAT AGTGTGATGAGCAGTTTAAGGGAATCAAGTTCAGATGATACATACtcctataatgtatgtaatgatgatgggTATGGTGAAGAGTCCATGAGGGGCATGCATGATTCCAATTGGGACTTATGGGAGGAATGGATGGGATGGGAAGGTGCTGGCATCAGAGACTATTCTTCTCACATTAATCCAtacatttga
- the LOC131256940 gene encoding chaperone protein dnaJ 8, chloroplastic-like isoform X2: MAISMDIASGSWMKTDFLKGKRRNCKRVCCSSASLRDQYRTLRIQPGASEKEVKKAFRKLALQSVMSSLRESSSDDTYSYNVCNDDGYGEESMRGMHDSNWDLWEEWMGWEGAGIRDYSSHINPYI; encoded by the exons ATGGCGATTTCAATGGATATTGCAAGTGGGTCTTGGATGAAAACTGATTTTTTGAAGGGGAAAAGGAGGAATTGTAAGAGGGTGTGTTGTTCTTCCGCTAGTTTGAGAGATCAATACAGGACACTTAGAATACAACCAGGTGCATCTGAGAAGGAGGTGAAGAAGGCATTCAGAAAGCTTGCTTTGCAG AGTGTGATGAGCAGTTTAAGGGAATCAAGTTCAGATGATACATACtcctataatgtatgtaatgatgatgggTATGGTGAAGAGTCCATGAGGGGCATGCATGATTCCAATTGGGACTTATGGGAGGAATGGATGGGATGGGAAGGTGCTGGCATCAGAGACTATTCTTCTCACATTAATCCAtacatttga
- the LOC131254882 gene encoding uncharacterized protein LOC131254882, whose translation MPQRFRIPPVIQYFGSRDPSEHVEAYCSWMQIHIAMDVMMYQEFSITLKGSAWSWYRQLKPNSISSFAELSRLFLTQFISGKRSRKPNTHLFAIKQEPNESLKGYIARFNEEALLIEDYAAVFNGLREGKFAFSIGKNPPKTLAELVARAQKYTNAEEFSNACKNVQVPKMNDKGKRPRNGEAQPSSKGTNDRAPRDRRPNRRTEGKFHSDTPLNAYAEQMLLDIRREKLLNWPVCMKADSDHRDKRKYYRFHRDHCHNTADCVDLKDEIEALIRKGHLRRYTKEGKAARKEGRERERPNNITEEPAEIRTIFRGLSSGGDSNRARKAHSRKPNLEHYVHLTEQPSKELRVSPCTLTFTEEDARGIQHPHDDALVVTMTIANRKVYRILVDTGSSADMMYSEAFERMEILRSHLRHVKTPLHDFAVERVISEGAISLPVTAGKG comes from the coding sequence ATGCCCCAGAGGTTTCGTATACCTCCCGTCATTCAATATTTTGGGTCTAGAGACCCATCCGAGCATGTGGAAGCCTATTGCTCGTGGATGCAAATCCATATAGCAATGGACGTCATGATGTACCAGGAGTTCTCGATCACGCTTAAAGGTTCCGCTTGGAGTTGGTACCGGCAGCTCAAACCAAATTCCATCAGTTCCTTCGCGGAGTTGAGCcgattattccttacccaattcataagtggtaagagaaGTCGGAAACCCAACACCCATCTGTTTGCTATCAAACAAGAGCCGAATGAATCATTGAAAGGCTACATCGCCCGCTTTAATGAGGAAGCACTGTTGATAGAGGATTACGCTGCTGTGTTCAACGGGCTAAGAGAAGGGAAATTCGCTTTCTCCATTGGAAAGAACCCGCCGAAGACGCTGGCTGAACTAGTTGCCCGAGCTCAAAAATACACCAACGCGGAAGAATTCTCCAATGCCTGTAAAAATGTCCAAGTGCCAAAGATGAATGATAAAGGGAAGAGGCCTAGGAATGGGGAAGCCCAGCCGTCCAGCAAGGGGACCAACGACCGCGCCCCTCGCGATCGTCGTCCGAATAGAAGGACGGAAGGAAAATTCCATTCTGACACCCCCCTTAACGCGTATGCTGAGCAGATGCTACTAGACATTCGAAGAGAAAAACTGCTAAATTGGCCTGTTTGTATGAAGGCCGACTCGGATCACCGAGACAAGCGTAAGTACTACCGATTCCACCGAGATCACTGCCACAATACGGCCGATTGTGTGGATCTCAAGGATGAGATCGAAGCCCTTATTCGGAAGGGACACCTGCGTCGATACACCAAAGAGGGAAAAGCGGCTCGGAAAGAAGGAAGAGAGCGAGAGCGGCCAAATAATATCACGGAAGAGCCCGCTGAAATCCGTACCATCTTCAGAGGTTTGTCTAGTGGAGGAGATTCGAATAGGGCGCGGAAAGCCCATTCCCGGAAGCCTAACCTGGAACATTACGTCCATTTAACCGAGCAACCCAGTAAGGAACTCCGCGTCAGCCCATGCACTTTAACCTTCACAGAAGAAGACGCACGCGGAATCCAGCATCCACATGACGATGCCCTGGTGGTTACTATGACCATAGCGAACCGTAAAGTATACCGCATCTTGGTTGACACCGGGAGCTCAGCCGACATGATGTATTCCGAAGCCTTTGAAAGAATGGAGATTCTGAGGTCTCATCTCAGGCATGTGAAGACCCCACTGCACGACTTTGCCGTGGAAAGAGTGATCTCcgaaggagccatctccctcccggTGACTGCGGGAAAAGGATAA